In a single window of the Nocardioides sp. L-11A genome:
- a CDS encoding MerR family transcriptional regulator, whose protein sequence is MNQGRNADRRERTRGVFAISVAAEMTSLQIQNLRVYERRGLLAPARSDGGTRLYSRADIETLHRIRDLLAEGLNLAGIARVLELEAEVARLRARLVQAT, encoded by the coding sequence GTGAATCAAGGCCGGAATGCTGATCGTCGAGAGCGCACGCGGGGTGTCTTCGCGATCTCGGTCGCGGCGGAGATGACGTCCCTGCAGATCCAGAACCTCCGGGTCTACGAGCGACGGGGACTGCTGGCGCCCGCGCGCAGCGACGGCGGGACGCGGCTCTACAGCCGCGCCGACATCGAGACGCTGCACCGCATCCGCGACCTGCTCGCGGAGGGACTCAACCTCGCCGGCATCGCGCGGGTACTGGAGCTCGAGGCGGAGGTGGCCCGGCTGCGCGCGCGGCTGGTTCAGGCGACCTGA
- a CDS encoding uracil-DNA glycosylase: MGALSGLVDQGLMAADWAEALAPVEDRVAALGQFLRAEIAEGRAYLPAGDHVFRAFRRPLAEVRVLVVGQDPYPTPGHPIGLSFAVDRGVRPIPRSLVNIYQELANDVGFVSPGHGDLTAWTEQGVMLLNRVLTVRPGEPGSHRGQGWEHVTACAIQAVVRRAEAGAPMAAILWGRDAQTLKAHLGPIPSVESPHPSPLSASRGFFGSRPFSRVNALLVERGGQPVDWTLPA, from the coding sequence GTGGGTGCACTCTCCGGACTCGTCGACCAGGGCCTGATGGCCGCCGACTGGGCCGAGGCGCTGGCGCCGGTCGAGGACCGGGTCGCCGCCCTCGGGCAGTTCCTCCGCGCCGAGATCGCCGAGGGCCGGGCTTACCTGCCCGCCGGCGACCACGTCTTCCGGGCGTTCCGGCGCCCGCTCGCCGAGGTCCGCGTCCTCGTCGTCGGCCAGGACCCCTACCCGACCCCGGGACACCCGATCGGACTCAGCTTCGCGGTCGACCGCGGCGTGCGGCCGATCCCGCGCAGCCTGGTCAACATCTACCAGGAGCTGGCCAACGACGTCGGCTTCGTCTCCCCCGGCCATGGCGACCTCACCGCGTGGACCGAGCAGGGCGTCATGCTGCTCAACCGGGTGCTGACCGTGCGCCCCGGCGAGCCCGGCTCGCACCGCGGCCAGGGCTGGGAGCACGTCACGGCGTGCGCGATCCAGGCCGTCGTCCGGCGGGCCGAGGCGGGTGCGCCGATGGCCGCGATCCTGTGGGGACGGGACGCGCAGACGCTCAAGGCGCACCTCGGACCGATCCCCTCGGTCGAGTCCCCGCACCCCTCGCCGCTGTCGGCCTCGCGCGGGTTCTTCGGCTCCCGGCCGTTCAGCCGGGTCAACGCCCTGCTCGTCGAGCGCGGCGGGCAGCCGGTCGACTGGACCTTGCCGGCCTGA
- a CDS encoding aminotransferase class V-fold PLP-dependent enzyme, whose translation MAPLTPDQIRTRLIDLQADDLPVHGGRTLAYVYDAGLAEVDALAREAVAAFAGSNGLDPTAFPSLLAMENDLVGFARPLVDGPDTMVGTLTSGGTESCLLAVQGARDSRPDVASPSIVVPDTVHAAFHKAGHYFGVRVVVVPTGPDHRADAAAMAAAIDETTVLVVASAPSYADGVVDPVPEIAAAAADAGVRCHVDACIGGWVLPYAARLGRTVTPWTFAVPGVTSISTDLHKYAYAPKGASLLLHRDPSLRRAQYFAHAGWPGYTMLNATLQSTRSGGPTAGAWATVRAIGDAGYLSLTERALEATDAIATGIAAVDGLALVAVPDSTLVAAVADGPLDVFTVCDEMAARGWFVQPQLSYGDRPPSLHVAISAATDPTDFLAALGAAVAAARAAGPVPVDPGVAELLRTLDPATLGDAEFDLLLAAGGLADGGELGLPERMAPVNALLDVAPPALREAVLVAFLDRLARPAGWSAAPIAEGR comes from the coding sequence ATGGCACCGTTGACGCCTGACCAGATCCGCACGCGGCTCATCGACCTGCAGGCGGACGACCTGCCGGTCCACGGGGGTCGCACCCTCGCCTACGTCTACGACGCGGGCCTGGCCGAGGTCGACGCGCTCGCCCGCGAGGCCGTGGCCGCCTTCGCCGGCAGCAACGGCCTGGACCCGACGGCGTTCCCGAGCCTGCTGGCCATGGAGAACGACCTGGTCGGCTTCGCCCGGCCGCTCGTCGACGGCCCGGACACGATGGTCGGGACGCTGACCTCGGGCGGCACCGAGTCGTGCCTGCTGGCCGTGCAGGGCGCGCGGGACTCCCGGCCCGACGTGGCGTCGCCCTCGATCGTCGTACCGGACACGGTGCACGCGGCCTTCCACAAGGCCGGGCACTACTTCGGCGTCCGGGTCGTGGTCGTGCCGACCGGGCCCGACCACCGCGCCGATGCGGCCGCGATGGCCGCCGCGATCGACGAGACCACGGTGCTGGTGGTGGCCAGCGCGCCGTCGTACGCCGACGGCGTGGTGGACCCGGTCCCCGAGATCGCCGCGGCCGCCGCGGACGCCGGTGTGCGCTGCCACGTCGACGCCTGCATCGGCGGCTGGGTGCTGCCGTACGCCGCGCGGCTGGGCCGCACGGTGACGCCGTGGACCTTCGCGGTCCCGGGCGTCACGTCGATCTCGACCGACCTGCACAAGTACGCCTACGCACCCAAGGGCGCCTCCCTGCTGCTGCACCGGGACCCCTCGCTGCGCCGGGCGCAGTACTTCGCCCATGCCGGCTGGCCGGGCTACACGATGCTCAACGCGACGCTGCAGTCGACGCGCTCGGGCGGGCCGACCGCCGGCGCATGGGCGACGGTGCGCGCGATCGGGGACGCCGGCTACCTGTCCCTCACCGAGCGGGCGCTGGAGGCGACCGACGCGATCGCCACCGGGATCGCCGCGGTCGACGGGCTGGCTCTGGTCGCCGTACCGGACTCGACCCTGGTCGCGGCGGTCGCGGACGGGCCGCTGGACGTGTTCACGGTGTGCGACGAGATGGCGGCCCGCGGCTGGTTCGTCCAGCCCCAGCTGTCCTACGGCGACCGGCCGCCCTCGCTGCACGTCGCGATCAGCGCGGCCACCGACCCCACCGACTTCCTGGCGGCGCTCGGCGCGGCGGTCGCGGCGGCGCGGGCGGCCGGGCCGGTCCCGGTCGACCCCGGTGTCGCGGAGCTCCTGCGCACCCTGGACCCCGCGACGCTCGGCGACGCCGAGTTCGACCTGCTCCTCGCCGCGGGCGGGCTGGCCGACGGCGGTGAGCTCGGCCTGCCCGAGCGGATGGCACCGGTCAACGCGCTGCTCGACGTCGCTCCCCCGGCCCTGCGCGAGGCGGTCCTGGTGGCCTTCCTCGACCGGCTGGCACGGCCGGCCGGGTGGTCGGCGGCGCCGATCGCCGAGGGTCGGTAG
- a CDS encoding GMC family oxidoreductase N-terminal domain-containing protein produces the protein MAKRAPYSNEADYVVVGSGSSGSIVAGRLAQSGASVILIEAGKSDDKGMHGYFTKKPGMIGPMHSEPKLEKLFDWGYRSVPQPGLDGRRMPAPRGKVVGGSSSVNGMVYVRGNRANYDSWAAEGNTGWDADSVNAAFKRYEDFEDGENAFRGAGGPIKITRNKTPQEGTLQFIQATADTLGVKVLDDYNAAEQEGIARMQQNTADGLRYSSSRGYVHHLNPRTLELQTEVHVAKVVVENGRATGVEVIDQGKGGGTRRFISAGKEVVLAAGFANSPQLLMLSGIGHADHLASVGIDCVADLPVGDNLHDHLFHPMSFHVPSVQYRGNAWTFFKGMAKDLARGGSFLDNSVFESVGFVRTSAATDIPDLQLHMLPWAYPSPNQDEPIRHIPDGRPSLTVFSTLIYPKSRGTLRLASADPTAAPLIDYGFFTDPADVEVLAEGTEMIREIMASAAFGGGVKEEIHPGPSIPNGAELRVALKNRSTSVYHGVGTCRMGVDERAVVGPDLKVRGIEGLRVADASIMPSITGGNTNAPCYMIGEKAAEIILGGVTW, from the coding sequence ATGGCCAAGCGCGCGCCGTACTCCAACGAGGCCGACTACGTGGTGGTCGGGTCGGGCAGCTCCGGGTCGATCGTGGCCGGACGGCTCGCCCAGTCCGGCGCGAGCGTGATCCTGATCGAGGCCGGCAAGTCCGACGACAAGGGCATGCACGGCTACTTCACCAAGAAGCCCGGCATGATCGGGCCGATGCACTCCGAGCCCAAGCTCGAGAAGCTCTTCGACTGGGGCTACCGCTCCGTCCCGCAGCCCGGTCTCGACGGACGCCGGATGCCCGCCCCGCGCGGCAAGGTGGTCGGCGGATCGAGCTCGGTCAACGGCATGGTCTACGTGCGCGGCAACCGCGCCAACTACGACTCCTGGGCCGCCGAGGGCAACACCGGCTGGGACGCCGACAGCGTCAACGCGGCGTTCAAGCGCTACGAGGACTTCGAGGACGGCGAGAACGCCTTCCGGGGCGCCGGCGGACCGATCAAGATCACCCGCAACAAGACGCCGCAGGAGGGCACCCTCCAGTTCATCCAGGCCACCGCCGACACCCTCGGCGTCAAGGTCCTCGACGACTACAACGCCGCGGAGCAGGAGGGCATCGCGCGGATGCAGCAGAACACCGCCGACGGCCTGCGGTACTCGTCCTCGCGCGGCTACGTCCACCACCTCAACCCGCGCACGCTCGAGCTGCAGACCGAGGTCCACGTCGCCAAGGTCGTCGTCGAGAACGGCCGTGCCACCGGCGTCGAGGTCATCGACCAGGGCAAGGGTGGCGGCACCCGCCGGTTCATCAGTGCGGGCAAGGAGGTCGTCCTGGCGGCCGGCTTCGCCAACAGCCCGCAGCTGCTCATGCTCTCGGGGATCGGCCACGCCGACCACCTCGCGAGCGTCGGCATCGACTGCGTGGCCGACCTGCCGGTGGGCGACAACCTGCACGACCACCTGTTCCACCCGATGTCGTTCCACGTGCCGAGCGTCCAGTACCGCGGCAACGCCTGGACCTTCTTCAAGGGCATGGCCAAGGACCTCGCCCGGGGCGGCTCGTTCCTCGACAACTCGGTGTTCGAGTCCGTCGGCTTCGTGCGTACCTCGGCCGCCACCGACATCCCCGACCTGCAGCTGCACATGCTGCCGTGGGCCTACCCGAGCCCCAACCAGGACGAGCCGATCCGCCACATCCCCGACGGCCGTCCCTCGCTGACGGTGTTCTCCACGCTGATCTATCCCAAGAGCCGCGGCACGCTGCGTCTCGCCTCGGCCGACCCGACGGCCGCGCCGCTCATCGACTACGGCTTCTTCACCGACCCCGCCGACGTCGAGGTGCTCGCCGAGGGCACCGAGATGATCCGCGAGATCATGGCCTCGGCCGCGTTCGGCGGCGGGGTCAAGGAGGAGATCCACCCCGGTCCGTCGATCCCCAACGGCGCGGAGCTGCGGGTCGCGCTCAAGAACCGCTCGACGTCGGTCTACCACGGTGTCGGCACCTGCCGGATGGGCGTCGACGAGCGCGCCGTGGTGGGTCCGGACCTCAAGGTCCGCGGCATCGAGGGCCTGCGGGTCGCCGACGCCTCGATCATGCCGAGCATCACGGGCGGCAACACCAACGCGCCGTGCTACATGATCGGCGAGAAGGCGGCCGAGATCATCCTGGGCGGCGTCACGTGGTGA
- a CDS encoding DNA polymerase domain-containing protein: protein MAKTPAAMVQAGDREVRVSSPDRVIYEATERTPEVTKLMVAEYVVAVGDGLMRALGERPTALERWPSGVREGFRLATGPRDNDAEGFYQKRVPKGAPDYLESVEITFPSGRTAEEICPTEIAVPVWCAQMGTLTFHPWPVRRPDVDHPDELRIDFDPQPGTTFGDAVRVAGVARELLEELGLVGFPKTSGNRGVHVYVRIEPRWEFTDVRHAAIAFGRELARRDDQVTTAWWKEERGERIFIDYNQNNRDRTIASAYSLRPQPGAPVSTPMTWAELAGVSDPREFNLFTVPDRMADGDPWAGIDDTSYSLQPLLDLWDRQLADGEGELNFPPDYPKMPGEPPRVQPSKKVAEHWDADGNRVDGA, encoded by the coding sequence ATGGCGAAGACCCCGGCGGCGATGGTCCAGGCAGGTGACCGCGAGGTCCGGGTGTCGAGCCCGGACCGGGTGATCTACGAGGCCACCGAGCGGACGCCGGAGGTCACCAAGCTGATGGTGGCCGAGTACGTCGTCGCGGTCGGCGACGGCCTGATGCGGGCCCTCGGCGAGCGGCCGACCGCGCTGGAGCGATGGCCGTCGGGCGTGCGTGAGGGCTTCCGGCTGGCCACCGGTCCGCGCGACAACGACGCCGAGGGCTTCTACCAGAAGCGCGTCCCCAAGGGGGCTCCCGACTATCTGGAGTCCGTCGAGATCACCTTCCCCTCGGGCCGCACCGCCGAGGAGATCTGCCCGACCGAGATCGCCGTCCCCGTCTGGTGCGCGCAGATGGGCACGCTCACCTTCCATCCGTGGCCGGTACGCCGCCCCGACGTCGACCACCCCGACGAGCTGCGCATCGACTTCGACCCCCAGCCCGGGACGACGTTCGGCGATGCCGTGCGGGTCGCGGGCGTCGCCCGCGAGCTCCTCGAGGAGCTCGGGCTCGTCGGCTTCCCCAAGACCTCCGGCAACCGGGGCGTCCACGTCTACGTGCGGATCGAGCCCCGGTGGGAGTTCACCGACGTGCGCCACGCCGCCATCGCCTTCGGCCGCGAGCTGGCCCGCCGCGACGACCAGGTCACCACCGCCTGGTGGAAGGAGGAGCGGGGCGAGCGGATCTTCATCGACTACAACCAGAACAACCGCGACCGGACCATCGCCTCGGCGTACTCCCTGCGCCCCCAGCCCGGCGCCCCGGTCTCCACGCCGATGACCTGGGCGGAGCTGGCCGGCGTGAGCGACCCGCGCGAGTTCAACCTGTTCACCGTGCCCGACCGGATGGCCGACGGCGACCCCTGGGCCGGGATCGACGACACGTCGTACTCCCTCCAGCCGCTGCTGGATCTCTGGGACCGGCAGCTCGCCGACGGCGAGGGGGAGCTCAACTTCCCGCCCGACTACCCCAAGATGCCCGGCGAGCCGCCCCGGGTGCAGCCGAGCAAGAAGGTCGCCGAGCACTGGGACGCCGACGGCAACCGGGTCGACGGCGCCTGA
- a CDS encoding succinic semialdehyde dehydrogenase: protein MSDRTPTRPASVTDDLLERLVARVPGRSGATWKLTEVYTGEVLVELPQSTPEDIEDAFAKARAAQALWAQWPVAKRLEVFDRAHTLLVDNAHRTADLIQVESGKNRRMAIEETCDPPMVMSYYLKRAKKLLAPKRHGGPVPVVSGSTEVRVPKGVVGIIAPWNFPFATGLSDAIPALIAGNAVVVKPDNKTALSPLYGISLLEEAGLPKGLFQVVCGEGPDIGPTLIDNADYIMFTGSTATGRVIGERAGRNLIGCCLELGGKNPMIVLDDVNVEEWVEGTTFGVFGNTGQICMHIERIYLPESRYDELKAAFVERAANLEIGAAYDFGPEIGSLVSPDHRDRVASHVEDAVAKGATVLTGGRARPDIGPAFFEPTVLEGVTKEMLAGHTETFGPVVALYPYRTVDEAIHLANDTDYGLNASVWSGDLPRAEAVAERIESGNVNINDALATAYASKGSPSGGVKKSGVGARHGDQGLLKYTDAKNVAVLKKQVMGPRPGQGYDAYVKQMLNSLKLMRRLRVR from the coding sequence GTGAGCGACCGTACGCCGACGCGGCCCGCGTCGGTCACCGACGACCTGCTCGAGCGTCTCGTCGCGCGCGTGCCCGGCCGGTCCGGCGCGACCTGGAAGCTGACCGAGGTCTACACCGGAGAGGTCCTCGTCGAGCTCCCGCAGTCGACGCCCGAGGACATCGAGGACGCGTTCGCGAAGGCCCGCGCCGCCCAGGCGCTGTGGGCGCAGTGGCCCGTCGCCAAGCGGCTGGAGGTCTTCGACCGCGCGCACACCCTGCTGGTCGACAACGCCCACCGCACCGCCGACCTGATCCAGGTCGAGAGCGGCAAGAACCGGCGGATGGCCATCGAGGAGACCTGCGACCCGCCGATGGTGATGTCGTACTACCTCAAGCGCGCCAAGAAGCTGCTCGCCCCCAAGCGGCACGGCGGCCCGGTCCCGGTCGTCTCCGGCTCCACCGAGGTGCGCGTGCCCAAGGGCGTCGTCGGCATCATCGCGCCGTGGAACTTCCCGTTCGCGACGGGCCTGTCCGATGCGATCCCCGCGCTGATCGCCGGCAACGCCGTGGTCGTGAAGCCCGACAACAAGACCGCGCTGTCGCCGCTCTACGGCATCTCGCTGCTCGAGGAGGCGGGCCTCCCGAAGGGCCTCTTCCAGGTCGTCTGCGGCGAGGGCCCCGACATCGGCCCGACCCTGATCGACAACGCCGACTACATCATGTTCACCGGATCCACCGCGACCGGCCGCGTGATCGGCGAGCGCGCCGGACGCAACCTGATCGGCTGCTGCCTCGAGCTCGGCGGCAAGAACCCGATGATCGTGCTCGACGACGTCAACGTGGAGGAGTGGGTCGAGGGCACCACCTTCGGCGTGTTCGGCAACACCGGCCAGATCTGCATGCACATCGAGCGGATCTACCTGCCCGAGAGCCGGTACGACGAGCTGAAGGCCGCCTTCGTCGAGCGCGCCGCGAACCTGGAGATCGGGGCGGCGTACGACTTCGGACCGGAGATCGGCTCCCTGGTCAGCCCGGACCACCGCGACCGGGTCGCCTCCCACGTCGAGGACGCCGTCGCGAAGGGCGCCACCGTGCTCACCGGCGGCCGGGCGCGCCCCGACATCGGTCCTGCCTTCTTCGAGCCGACGGTGCTGGAGGGCGTCACCAAGGAGATGCTCGCCGGCCACACCGAGACCTTCGGCCCGGTCGTCGCGCTGTACCCCTACCGCACGGTCGACGAAGCGATCCACCTCGCCAACGACACCGACTACGGCCTCAACGCCTCGGTGTGGAGCGGCGACCTCCCGCGGGCGGAGGCCGTCGCGGAGCGCATCGAGTCGGGCAACGTCAACATCAACGACGCGCTCGCGACGGCGTACGCCTCGAAGGGGTCGCCGTCCGGCGGGGTGAAGAAGTCCGGTGTCGGCGCACGCCACGGCGACCAGGGCCTGCTCAAGTACACCGACGCCAAGAACGTCGCGGTGCTCAAGAAGCAGGTCATGGGCCCGCGGCCCGGGCAGGGCTACGACGCCTACGTGAAGCAGATGCTGAACTCACTCAAGCTGATGCGGAGGCTCCGCGTCCGCTGA
- a CDS encoding ATP-dependent DNA ligase, whose protein sequence is MDLPVLPPVLPMLAKAVSGVPDPATYDAQGLSFEPKWDGFRCIVFRDGDEVELASRNTKPLTRYFPELVEAMRAELPERCVLDGEIFVALEGEDGRGRLQFEVLQERIHPAASRINLLAEQTPADFVAFDLLALGDESYLDRPFAERRAALEQALGHLSADPLERQGRCHLTRTSTDPAVAEEWFHQFEGAGLDGVVAKPLSAPYAPNARTMLKIKHERTADVVLAGYREHKTSTPENPLIGSLLLGLYQDGELQHIGVSASFTAARRAELWQELQPLVVPIEEHPWGRWQEFLVANPGRQPGTQSRWSQGKDLSFTPLRPERVIEVKYDAMEGRRFRHTAHFKRWREDRDPESCGYDQLEQPVRYDLADVLGG, encoded by the coding sequence GTGGACCTCCCCGTGCTGCCGCCCGTCCTGCCCATGCTCGCGAAGGCGGTGTCGGGCGTGCCCGACCCCGCCACGTACGACGCACAGGGGCTCAGCTTCGAGCCCAAGTGGGACGGGTTCCGGTGCATCGTGTTCCGTGACGGCGACGAGGTGGAGCTGGCGAGCCGCAACACCAAGCCGCTGACGCGCTACTTCCCCGAGCTGGTGGAGGCGATGAGGGCGGAGCTGCCGGAGCGGTGCGTGCTCGACGGGGAGATCTTCGTGGCGCTCGAGGGCGAGGACGGGAGGGGGCGGCTGCAGTTCGAGGTGCTGCAGGAGCGGATCCACCCGGCGGCGTCGCGGATCAACCTCCTGGCGGAGCAGACGCCGGCCGACTTCGTGGCGTTCGACCTGCTCGCGCTCGGCGACGAGTCCTACCTGGATCGGCCGTTCGCGGAGCGGCGGGCGGCGCTGGAGCAGGCGCTCGGCCATCTGTCCGCCGACCCGCTGGAGCGCCAGGGCCGGTGTCATCTGACCCGCACCAGCACCGACCCGGCGGTGGCCGAGGAGTGGTTCCACCAGTTCGAGGGCGCGGGTCTGGACGGGGTCGTGGCCAAGCCGCTGAGCGCGCCCTACGCGCCGAACGCGCGGACCATGCTGAAGATCAAGCACGAGCGGACGGCCGACGTGGTGTTGGCGGGCTACCGCGAGCACAAGACGAGCACGCCGGAGAACCCGCTCATCGGGAGCCTGCTGCTCGGGCTCTACCAGGACGGCGAGCTGCAGCACATCGGCGTCAGCGCCAGCTTCACCGCCGCTCGCCGCGCCGAGCTGTGGCAGGAGCTCCAGCCGCTCGTCGTCCCGATCGAGGAGCACCCGTGGGGTCGGTGGCAGGAGTTCCTGGTCGCCAACCCCGGTCGCCAGCCCGGCACGCAGAGCCGGTGGAGCCAGGGCAAGGACCTGTCGTTCACGCCCCTGCGGCCCGAGCGCGTCATCGAGGTCAAGTACGACGCGATGGAGGGCCGCCGGTTCCGGCACACGGCCCACTTCAAGCGCTGGCGCGAGGACCGCGACCCGGAGTCGTGCGGCTACGACCAGCTCGAGCAGCCGGTGCGCTACGACCTCGCGGACGTGCTCGGGGGCTGA
- the pdxY gene encoding pyridoxal kinase PdxY, producing MRILSIQSSVAYGHVGNSAAVFPLQRLGHEVWPVFTVHFSNHTGYGAWRGPLLDPADVGEVITGIEERGVLPSCDAVLSGYQGSPAVASVIVDAVRRVKAANPAATYTCDPVMGNAKSGCFVNPEIPPIIRSEVVPVADILTPNQFELGFITGRDALGGPSPIEDVLSAADEVRALGPSTVLVTSVERAGAPADVIEMVAVTGDGAWIVQTPRLPMKANGSGDITAALFTAHLHTTDSPAQALGRTVASVYDVLAATLESGERELRLIAAQDAIAVPDERFEVTRLR from the coding sequence GTGCGGATCCTGTCCATCCAGTCCTCGGTCGCCTACGGCCATGTCGGCAACTCCGCGGCGGTCTTCCCGCTGCAGCGTCTCGGGCACGAGGTGTGGCCGGTCTTCACCGTCCACTTCTCCAACCACACCGGGTACGGCGCCTGGCGCGGTCCGCTGCTCGACCCGGCCGACGTCGGCGAGGTGATCACCGGCATCGAGGAGCGCGGAGTGCTCCCCTCCTGCGACGCGGTGCTCTCCGGCTACCAGGGCTCCCCCGCGGTCGCCTCGGTCATCGTGGACGCGGTCCGACGCGTCAAGGCGGCCAACCCCGCCGCGACGTACACCTGCGACCCGGTGATGGGCAACGCCAAGTCGGGCTGCTTCGTCAACCCCGAGATCCCGCCGATCATCCGCTCCGAGGTGGTCCCGGTCGCGGACATCCTGACTCCCAACCAGTTCGAGCTCGGCTTCATCACCGGCCGCGACGCCCTCGGCGGGCCGTCGCCGATCGAGGACGTCCTCAGCGCCGCCGACGAGGTGCGCGCCCTCGGGCCCTCGACCGTGCTGGTCACCTCGGTCGAGCGCGCCGGCGCCCCCGCCGACGTGATCGAGATGGTCGCCGTCACCGGCGACGGCGCCTGGATCGTGCAGACCCCGCGCCTGCCCATGAAGGCCAACGGCTCCGGCGACATCACCGCCGCCCTCTTCACCGCCCACCTGCACACCACCGACTCGCCTGCTCAGGCCTTGGGGCGGACGGTCGCGTCGGTCTACGACGTGCTCGCCGCCACCCTGGAGTCGGGCGAGCGGGAGCTGCGGCTGATCGCGGCGCAGGACGCGATCGCCGTACCGGACGAGCGGTTCGAGGTCACCCGACTGCGGTGA
- a CDS encoding class III extradiol ring-cleavage dioxygenase translates to MTDTSTRMPALYIGHGAPPLLDDPVWSGQLAAWARDLPRPKAILIVSAHWESAPLSLSASGAPLVYDFGGFAPKYYRMTYETPDATALASRVAAMMPRTEPVHQHASRGLDHGAWVPLRIMYPQADIPVLQMSLPTHDPGRLMEIGRRLRPLRDEGVLIIGSGFLTHGLPFLTSWQIDADAPGWSTDFDAWAGEAMARGDVDELASYRSTAPGMPFAHPTVEHYTPLFVTLGAATDPTEPGDQVIDGFWMGLSKRSLQVA, encoded by the coding sequence ATGACGGACACCAGCACCCGGATGCCGGCCCTCTACATCGGGCACGGCGCTCCCCCGCTCCTCGACGACCCGGTGTGGTCCGGGCAGCTGGCCGCCTGGGCCCGCGACCTGCCGCGCCCGAAGGCGATCCTCATCGTCAGCGCGCACTGGGAGTCGGCGCCACTGTCGCTCAGCGCGAGCGGCGCCCCGCTGGTCTACGACTTCGGCGGGTTCGCGCCGAAGTACTACCGGATGACCTATGAGACGCCCGACGCCACGGCGCTCGCCAGCCGGGTCGCCGCGATGATGCCGCGCACCGAGCCGGTCCACCAGCACGCCTCGCGCGGGCTCGACCACGGCGCCTGGGTGCCGCTGCGGATCATGTACCCGCAGGCCGACATCCCGGTGCTGCAGATGTCCCTGCCCACCCACGACCCGGGCCGGCTGATGGAGATCGGCCGCCGGCTCCGGCCGTTGCGCGACGAGGGCGTCCTCATCATCGGCTCCGGCTTCCTCACCCACGGCCTGCCCTTCCTGACCTCGTGGCAGATCGACGCCGACGCCCCCGGCTGGTCGACCGACTTCGACGCCTGGGCCGGCGAGGCGATGGCCCGCGGCGACGTCGACGAGCTGGCGTCGTACCGCTCGACGGCACCGGGCATGCCGTTCGCGCACCCGACCGTCGAGCACTACACCCCGCTGTTCGTCACCCTCGGCGCGGCGACCGACCCGACCGAGCCCGGGGACCAGGTCATCGACGGGTTCTGGATGGGGCTCTCGAAGCGCAGTCTTCAGGTCGCCTGA
- a CDS encoding Hsp20/alpha crystallin family protein, whose translation MLLRTTDPFRDFDRLTSQLLGAGLGTTNRPAVMPMDAWRQGEQFVLEFDLPGISTESIDIDVERNVLTIKAERVAGNGDWQRLASERTHGQFSRQLVLGDNLDLERIEAAYENGVLRLVIPVAEKAKPRKIAVAGAAPAGDREAIEA comes from the coding sequence ATGTTGCTGCGTACCACCGATCCGTTCCGCGACTTCGACCGGCTGACCAGCCAGCTCCTGGGAGCCGGCCTGGGCACCACGAACCGCCCGGCCGTGATGCCGATGGACGCCTGGCGCCAGGGCGAGCAGTTCGTGCTCGAGTTCGACCTGCCCGGCATCAGCACGGAGAGCATCGACATCGACGTCGAGCGGAACGTGCTCACGATCAAGGCCGAGCGCGTCGCCGGCAACGGCGACTGGCAGCGGCTGGCGTCCGAGCGGACGCACGGCCAGTTCTCGCGCCAGCTCGTCCTGGGCGACAACCTCGACCTCGAGCGGATCGAGGCGGCCTACGAGAACGGTGTGCTGCGCCTGGTCATCCCCGTGGCCGAGAAGGCGAAGCCGCGCAAGATCGCGGTCGCCGGCGCCGCTCCCGCGGGCGACCGCGAGGCGATCGAGGCCTGA